The Natrinema amylolyticum genome includes the window GCCAGCTTCGCTGGCCGACACCCGCGGCCGGCCAATCCCGTTTACGCCGCGTCGAAGTGGTGGGTCCGGGGCTTCGCCAAGAGCCTCGCGGCCCAGATCGGCGACGACGACGTCGGGATCACGATCGTCAACCCCGCCGAGGTCCGTTCGGAGTTCGAGACGCCCGACGGCGAGACCTTCGCCGAGCGGTTCGACGAGGACGAGGCCAGCGCCCCCGAGGAGGTCGCCGACGCGATTCGTTTCGCCGCGTCCCAGGACCACTCGAGCGTGAGCGAACTCGATATCAACCGTCGCGGCAAGTTCGCCGATACCTTCCACTGACGAGGGCGGCGACGGCCACCGCGATCACCTAAAAGGGGCTGTGATTGCCGGGTATGGACTCACCCGTCCCCGACCCCCTCCCTCGAGTATGCGAGTCTCAATTCCGGGCGCTCCGGGCGTCTACTTCGACACCGACGCGGAGTCGACGGCGATCAATGTCGCGCTGACCGCCGCCGGTCGGCGGGCACCGAAACCGCAGGGCTACGCCATTCAGGCCCTGCCGTACCTCTGGTCGTTCGACGTCGACCTGCAGGAGGTTCCCAACGACCACCCGATCCAGTACCTCCATCCGGAGGGCGCACGGAGCCTCGGCGAACTCTCCCCCCAGCGCGGGGTCCGCGAGGCCGGCACCGAACTCGAGTCCGTGCTGCGGTTCGTCTGGTCGGTCAACGAGGAACTCGAGACGGCGACGACGCAACTCCTCGGCGCGGGCGACGCGGCGGAGGACGGCGTCACCATCGAGATTCAGGAGGGAAGCGTCGGCGTCGACGGCTCGACGCTCGAGACCGACGAGTTCGATATCGACGAGTCCGAGACGGAGACGTCCGCCCGCACCGAGATCGACATCGACGACGGTGATGCCGGCGGAGCCGGCGATTCCGACGAATTCGGGTTCGACGAGTCAGATCCCGACGACGAAGTCGATACCGATGACGAGTTCGATCTCGACGGCGAGTCCGACCCCGACGACGAGTTCTGAATTTCCCCGAGATCGATTCCGCTGACCGCTCAGTGAGCGGTCGGCCGTTCGATCGGTCGAATCGGCGGCCGTCGAGACAGCGAACGGTATAACACCCTGGCACCGCTGGATCGACTCGAGAACCGATGGCTCCCCGCGCGTTCCGGATCGCCTACGACGGGACGGACTACCACGGCTTCCAGCGACAGCCCCAGCCCGACGTCCCCACGGTCGAGGACGCGGTCTTCAACGCCCTCCGCGCGCTCGAGGTGCTCGATCCCGACGCGGCCAAGCCCGCGGGCTACGCAGCCGCTGGCCGCACCGACGCCGGCGTCTCCGCGCTGGCCCAGACGATCGCGCTCGAGGCACCCGACTGGCTCGCGCCGCGAGCGCTGAACGCCGAACTCCCCGCCGACGTGCGGGCGTGGGCGGCCGCCGACGCGCCCGAGGGGTTCCACGCGACCCACCACGCGAGCCGCCGGGCGTACACCTATCACCTGTACGCGCCGCCCGCCGACGAAGCGACGCTCGATCCGGACGCCGATGCGATCGCGCCCGCCGTCGACGACGAGCGGTTCCGCGCGGCCTGCGAGGCGCTGTCGGGCACCCACGACGTCCACAACCTGACGCCGGACGACCGCAACACGGAGCGCTCGCTGACGCTCGCGGCCGAGCGCGACGGCGATTACCTCGTCGTCACCGTCAGCGCGGGCGGCTTCGCTCGGGAACTCGTCCGCCGACTCGTTTCGCTCGCTCGCGCGGTCGGTGCCGGCGAGTCGCCGCTCGCGAAGATCGATCGCGTCCTCGAGCCCGAGCCGTTGCCCGGCCACGAGGGGATCGCCCCCGCGCCGCCCGAGCCGCTCGTCCTGACCGACGTGGTCTACCCCGATCTCGCCTTCGAGATCGACGCGGACGCGGCCGAGAGCGCTCGAGCCGTGTTCGACCGCCGCCGCATCGACCGACGGACGGGAGCGCGCGTCGCCGGACAGGTGGCCGACGGGATGCGCTGATCGGGGAGCCGGGCCGACTCGAGCCGACCCCGTCGCCACTTGAGCGGACGAGCGTTTTTCAGCGCCGGGCACACACGTCGGCGTATGGAACTGTCACCGGAAGAGTACGGTGCCTACTGGCGCGCCTCGGTCCGCGTCGCCGCGGGGCTGCTCGTGATCTTCTTCGGACTGCGTCTCACGTCGCCGCTCCGGACCCATCCCGAGGTCGGCGCGTCCGCGCTCGGCGTCGTCCTGCTCGCCCTACTCGTGGTCGTCGGTACGTTCGTCGCGACGCTCGGTCTCGCCCGCGTCGTTCGAACGGCAGTCGACGCGGAGACCTGAACCCCGCCGACGGCACCCGCTCACGACCATACGTCGGGCCACATCTCCGCGGCGCGCATTCCGGACTCGTACTCCTGCTCCCGCAGCCGTTCGCGAAGCTCGCCCTCGTCGATCCGCGGCACGTCTCGCCCAGCGAGTTCCCGGACGAGCAGCGCCGTCAGAATCGCGTGCTCCCGGAGATTCCGCGGGTCGACCTTGTCGCGCGTGTCCGCCGTCGTGTGTCCCCAGCCGCGGCCCCGTTCGCCGCCCTCCGGGGGCTCGCTGTGGAGTTGCAGCGCCGGAACGCCGGCTCGCAGGAACGGCCAGTGGTCGCTGAACGGATGTGGGTCCAGCTCGTGGACGACCGACTGGCCGAACGCGTCCGTCACCTCGTCCGCGATCTCAGCGAGCGGCTCGGAGCCGTGAGACAGCGCCCGCAGGTTCCGGAACCGCCCCGCGCCGTCGACGTTGACGACCGCCCGAATCGACTCTAGGGCCAACTCGTCGGCGAGCGCCTCGGCACCGAGCAGGCCGATCTCCTCGCAGCCGACGGCGGCGACCCGGACCGAACACGCGAGGTCGTCCTCGATCGCTGCGAGGACCGCCGTCGCGCCGGCGACGGTCGCGATTCCGCAGCCGTTGTCGAGCGCGCCCTCCCCGATGTCGTGGGCGTCGTAGTGAGCGAGGACGAGCACCTCCTCGTCGGTCTCTCGCGGACTCCCTCCGCTCGACCCCCCCGAGGCGCTCGGCGCCTCGCCACCGAGCGTTCCGTGGACGTTCTGGCTCGAGCCGTCCCGCGTGGTGGCGTCGACGCGGAGGCGGGCCCGCGCGCCGCGATCGGCGTAGTCCGTGAGCCAGTCGTGCGTTTCGGCGCTGACGCCGATCCCCGGCACGGCGGCCTCGGCGTCGAACTTCAGCGCGCCCGTCGGCGGCAACTGTCCGGGGACGTGGTTGCCGAAGACGAACGCCTCCGCCCCCGCCGCCGCGGCGTGGCCGAACTTCTCCATCCGGTGGACGAACCGCCGGTCCGGCGGCGTCGTCGTACTCGCGACGGCGATCGCGCCCTGCAGGGCCGCGTCGTCGATCTCCTCAGGGGTGCCGTAGCCGACGTCGACCAGCGGGCCCTCGACGTCGGCCGCCGGGGAGTACGGCAGCGCGATCGCCTCGAACGAGCGACCGGTTCCTGCGTCCTCCGAATCCGGGGCCGTCTCGGACGACGTCTCGTTCCCGAGCACTGCGAACTCGGTCGTGCCGCGCTCCCAGTAGCGCATCGGGAACTCGTCGGTTCGAACGTCCGCGAGCCCGGCATCGGAGAGGGTCTCACGGACGATTTCCGCGGCTCGGCGCTCGCCGCCGGAGCCGCCCATCCGATGGGGGAGTTCGGTCAGTCGGGTCAGCAGCTCCCACGGTCGATCGTCGGTCCACGCTCGGCCGATCGCGCGCTCGAGGGCTCGATCGCCGTCGTCCATAGCCGTTCTTCGGCGGCGATCGAAAAAAGTGGCCGGGCGCGTTCCTCGCACGGGAACCGCATTTCGGCTTCTTCAGTCGTCCGACGGCGTCGGCACTTCGGACTCGTCGATCGTGGCGTCCGGCTGGAGGATACGGCCGAAATCGAACTCCTCGAGCGAGCGGCCCTCGGCGACGCGCTGTGGCCAATCGGGGTTGGCGAGCGCACCTTTGGCGAGGGTGATCAGGTCCGCACCGGCCTCGACGGTCGCTCGCGCCGCGTCGGGATCCTCGAGCGCGCCGTTTGCGATCACGGGTGCGTCGCCGTACTCGTCGGCGAGGTCAGCGAGCGTCGGTCCCTCACCGAACGCGGGGGCGGTGACGTTCTCTTCGGTGACGTGGAGGTAGTCGGCACCGGCGTCGGAGACCGTCTCGAAGATGACTGCGGCGTCGTCCTCGCCGCCGGGCCAGCGGTAGTCGGGGTCGTTGACCTTGCTCTGGGAGAGGCGGACGCCGACGACGAAATCGTCCGGCGTCGCGTCCCGAACCGCCTCGATCACGTCCGCAGTCAGGCGGATCCGGTTCTGGACGTCGCCGCCGTACTCGTCGTCGCGCTCGTTCGTATACGTCGTCAGGAACTGATCGAGGACGTAGCCGTTCGCGCCGTGAACCTCGACGCCGTCGAAATCCGCATCGACCGCGCGCTCGGCGGCGGCGACGAAGTTCTCGATCAGCTCGTCGATCCCCTCGGTCGTCAGCTCGGTCGGCTCGGGGAACTCGCCCTCGCCGCCGTACATCTCGAGTTGCTCGCTCTTTGGCCGCACTGCGGAGGGGCCGACCGTCTCGTCGGTGTAGCGGTTCCCCTGCGAGAGCGCGCCGGCGTGCATCAACTGGGCGAAGATCGGCGTGTTTTCCTCGTGAACGGCGTCGGTCACTCGCTGCCACGCGTCGACGTGGTCGCCGTTTGCGAGTCCGGGCTGGTCATAGTAGCCCTGGCTGTACGCCTCGTCGGGGTAGGTCCCCTCGGTGATGAGAAACGAGAAGCCGCCCCGGGAGAACTTCGCGTAATATCGCGCCATCTCTGCCGTAGCGCGGCCGTCCTCGGTAGCGCTGGTTCTGGTCATCGGCGCGAGACCGACCCGATTCGTCAGCGTTTCGTCGCCGAGATCGACCGAGTCGAACAAGATATCGTCTGCATCTGTCATCGGAAACGGTAGCGCTCGTATCGAAAAAAGGAGCAGCCAGTCGTGTGCTCGCGACGAATTATCGATAATAGACCACCATAGTTGGAGCGTCCGTCCCGGTCGCTGCAAACGTCAGCCACCCGTAACCGAGCGAAGAGAGGCGGCCGGAACGACGCGTTCCCCTCGCCGTTCGACCGACGGCCCGTAAAGTCCGGAAAGATAAGCCTTACCTCCGGGGATCGACTTACACGGAGTATGAGTTCGGTATCCGAGCGCTCGGAGGTAGACACCGAGTACAAGTGGGACCTCGAGAGCATCTACGCGACCGACGACGACTGGGAAGACGCCTACGAAGCCGTCTCCGAGCGCGTCGATGAGCTCGCCGACTACGAGGGACGCACGACCGAGGACGCCGAGACCCTTCTCGAAGTGCTCGAGCTCCGCGACGAGATCATGCGCGAGGTCTCGACGGTCGCGGCCTACGCCCGCATGCGTCGCGACGAGGACACGACGAACCAGCAGTATCA containing:
- a CDS encoding NADH:flavin oxidoreductase, whose translation is MTDADDILFDSVDLGDETLTNRVGLAPMTRTSATEDGRATAEMARYYAKFSRGGFSFLITEGTYPDEAYSQGYYDQPGLANGDHVDAWQRVTDAVHEENTPIFAQLMHAGALSQGNRYTDETVGPSAVRPKSEQLEMYGGEGEFPEPTELTTEGIDELIENFVAAAERAVDADFDGVEVHGANGYVLDQFLTTYTNERDDEYGGDVQNRIRLTADVIEAVRDATPDDFVVGVRLSQSKVNDPDYRWPGGEDDAAVIFETVSDAGADYLHVTEENVTAPAFGEGPTLADLADEYGDAPVIANGALEDPDAARATVEAGADLITLAKGALANPDWPQRVAEGRSLEEFDFGRILQPDATIDESEVPTPSDD
- a CDS encoding M28 family metallopeptidase; translation: MDDGDRALERAIGRAWTDDRPWELLTRLTELPHRMGGSGGERRAAEIVRETLSDAGLADVRTDEFPMRYWERGTTEFAVLGNETSSETAPDSEDAGTGRSFEAIALPYSPAADVEGPLVDVGYGTPEEIDDAALQGAIAVASTTTPPDRRFVHRMEKFGHAAAAGAEAFVFGNHVPGQLPPTGALKFDAEAAVPGIGVSAETHDWLTDYADRGARARLRVDATTRDGSSQNVHGTLGGEAPSASGGSSGGSPRETDEEVLVLAHYDAHDIGEGALDNGCGIATVAGATAVLAAIEDDLACSVRVAAVGCEEIGLLGAEALADELALESIRAVVNVDGAGRFRNLRALSHGSEPLAEIADEVTDAFGQSVVHELDPHPFSDHWPFLRAGVPALQLHSEPPEGGERGRGWGHTTADTRDKVDPRNLREHAILTALLVRELAGRDVPRIDEGELRERLREQEYESGMRAAEMWPDVWS
- the truA gene encoding tRNA pseudouridine(38-40) synthase TruA — protein: MAPRAFRIAYDGTDYHGFQRQPQPDVPTVEDAVFNALRALEVLDPDAAKPAGYAAAGRTDAGVSALAQTIALEAPDWLAPRALNAELPADVRAWAAADAPEGFHATHHASRRAYTYHLYAPPADEATLDPDADAIAPAVDDERFRAACEALSGTHDVHNLTPDDRNTERSLTLAAERDGDYLVVTVSAGGFARELVRRLVSLARAVGAGESPLAKIDRVLEPEPLPGHEGIAPAPPEPLVLTDVVYPDLAFEIDADAAESARAVFDRRRIDRRTGARVAGQVADGMR